A stretch of Rhododendron vialii isolate Sample 1 chromosome 4a, ASM3025357v1 DNA encodes these proteins:
- the LOC131321706 gene encoding plasmodesmata-located protein 2-like isoform X1, which yields MGLRKKHFSLLSLLLLLLLLIFPNLDPIPLSESAPDYSTLVYKGCAKQSISDPSGVYSQALSALFGSLISQSSKANFFKTTTGSGQTTISGLFQCRGDLSNVDCYNCVSKIPVLIDKLCGTPIAARIQLLGCYMHYEVSGFTQISGMEMLFKSCSGKSGGGNGFGESRDTAFSALVSGMGNGLFYTTSFQSVFVLGQCEGDLGAADCGSCVKNAVQRAQVECGSSVSGQVYLNKCFVSYSYYANGVPKKSPSDDSFSSPSGWSGENTGKTVAIILGGAVGVGFVVILLMFARNLLKKHDDY from the exons ATGGGTTTACGCAAAAAGCACTTtagcctcctctctctccttctcctcctcctcctcctcattttTCCCAATCTTGACCCCATCCCACTCTCTGAATCTGCACCTGATTACTCCACTCTGGTGTACAAGGGCTGTGCTAAGCAGTCCATCTCGGATCCATCTGGGGTTTACTCCCAAGCCCTCTCAGCCCTTTTCGGGTCACTAATTTCACAGTCTTCGAAAGCCAATTTCTTCAAAACCACCACTGGCAGCGGCCAAACCACCATTTCTGGCCTTTTCCAGTGCAGGGGTGACCTAAGTAATGTTGACTGCTACAACTGTGTGAGTAAGATCCCTGTACTCATTGACAAGCTCTGTGGGACCCCCATTGCTGCAAGAATCCAGCTCCTGGGCTGTTACATGCACTATGAGGTGTCTGGGTTCACCCAAATCTCTGGTATGGAGATGCTTTTCAAGTCTTGCAGTGGGAAAAGTGGGGGAGGAAATGGGTTCGGAGAGAGCAGGGATACAGCCTTTTCAGCTCTGGTGAGTGGGATGGGAAATGGGTTGTTTTACACAACAAGTTTTCAGTCTGTTTTTGTCTTGGGGCAGTGTGAGGGGGATTTGGGGGCAGCAGATTGTGGCAGTTGTGTGAAGAACGCTGTGCAGAGAGCTCAGGTGGAGTGTGGGAGCTCAGTTTCTGGACAGGTTTATCTCAACAAGTGCTTTGTTAGCTACAGCTATTACGCTAATGGGGTCCCCAAGAAGTCTCCATCTGATGATTCCTTTTCTTCTCCATCAG GGTGGTCAGGGGAGAATACAGGGAAGACAGTGGCTATTATATTAGGAGGTGCAGTAGGAGTGGGGTTTGTAGTTATTTTGTTGATGTTTGCCAGGAATTTACTGAAGAAACATGATG ATTATTGA
- the LOC131321706 gene encoding plasmodesmata-located protein 2-like isoform X2 yields the protein MGLRKKHFSLLSLLLLLLLLIFPNLDPIPLSESAPDYSTLVYKGCAKQSISDPSGVYSQALSALFGSLISQSSKANFFKTTTGSGQTTISGLFQCRGDLSNVDCYNCVSKIPVLIDKLCGTPIAARIQLLGCYMHYEVSGFTQISGMEMLFKSCSGKSGGGNGFGESRDTAFSALVSGMGNGLFYTTSFQSVFVLGQCEGDLGAADCGSCVKNAVQRAQVECGSSVSGQVYLNKCFVSYSYYANGVPKKSPSDDSFSSPSDY from the exons ATGGGTTTACGCAAAAAGCACTTtagcctcctctctctccttctcctcctcctcctcctcattttTCCCAATCTTGACCCCATCCCACTCTCTGAATCTGCACCTGATTACTCCACTCTGGTGTACAAGGGCTGTGCTAAGCAGTCCATCTCGGATCCATCTGGGGTTTACTCCCAAGCCCTCTCAGCCCTTTTCGGGTCACTAATTTCACAGTCTTCGAAAGCCAATTTCTTCAAAACCACCACTGGCAGCGGCCAAACCACCATTTCTGGCCTTTTCCAGTGCAGGGGTGACCTAAGTAATGTTGACTGCTACAACTGTGTGAGTAAGATCCCTGTACTCATTGACAAGCTCTGTGGGACCCCCATTGCTGCAAGAATCCAGCTCCTGGGCTGTTACATGCACTATGAGGTGTCTGGGTTCACCCAAATCTCTGGTATGGAGATGCTTTTCAAGTCTTGCAGTGGGAAAAGTGGGGGAGGAAATGGGTTCGGAGAGAGCAGGGATACAGCCTTTTCAGCTCTGGTGAGTGGGATGGGAAATGGGTTGTTTTACACAACAAGTTTTCAGTCTGTTTTTGTCTTGGGGCAGTGTGAGGGGGATTTGGGGGCAGCAGATTGTGGCAGTTGTGTGAAGAACGCTGTGCAGAGAGCTCAGGTGGAGTGTGGGAGCTCAGTTTCTGGACAGGTTTATCTCAACAAGTGCTTTGTTAGCTACAGCTATTACGCTAATGGGGTCCCCAAGAAGTCTCCATCTGATGATTCCTTTTCTTCTCCATCAG ATTATTGA
- the LOC131321708 gene encoding uncharacterized protein LOC131321708: MFSFKDKITDQISSLFSSSDSPPPPSQSPPLDPPQARPHSEGKSLSSIFTSILPSSSFAGFQSNNHTDDIKPIQSPPVKWKSTSIPWLDKHGYEECDHECENKGTPNSHGAGQEQGTGRSAECENKGADLDSGRSTSSSDTFEDATESHNVERSMPYLTEGSSFITLDLYEFLLSSLPNIVKGCQWVLLYSTIKHGISLRTLIRRSADLAGPCLLIVGDKQGAVFGGLLECPLKPTPKRKYQGTNQTFVFTTIYGEPRLFRPTGANRYFYLCLNDLLALGGGGNFALCLDGELLTGTSGPCDTFGNLCLAHSQEFELKNVELWGFTHSSRYSI; the protein is encoded by the exons ATGTTTTCATTCAAAGACAAGATTACAGACCAGATCTCTAGCCTCTTCTCCTCCTCCGATTCACCGCCTCCTCCTTCTCAATCGCCACCGTTAGATCCACCTCAG GCCAGGCCACATTCTGAGGGTAAATCTTTGTCTTCAATCTTTACCTCCATTCTCCCCTCATCGAGCTTTGCTGGGTTCCAATCTAACAATCATACGGATGATATCAAACCAATTCAATCCCCTCCTGTTAAATGGAAAAGTACAAGCATACCGTGGCTAGATAAACATGGCTATGAGGAATGTGATCATGAATGTGAGAATAAAGGAACTCCAAATTCCCATGGAGCGGGTCAAGAACAGGGGACTGGGAGGAGTGCTGAATGTGAGAACAAGGGAGCAGACCTAGACTCTGGGAGAAGCACTAGCAGTTCAGACACGTTTGAAGATGCAACCGAATCACATAATGTGGAGAGGTCTATGCCATACCTCACAGAGGGGTCTTCTTTCATTACTTTGGACTTGTACGAGTTTTTGCTGTCGTCTCTTCCCAATATAGTCAAAGGATGCCAATGGGTCTTGTTGTATAG TACTATAAAACATGGTATATCTCTCCGTACACTTATTCGTAGAAGTGCTGATCTTGCTGGTCCTTGTTTGCTG ATTGTTGGAGATAAACAAGGAGCAGTTTTTGGTGGGCTGTTAGAGTGCCCTCTGAAACCTACCCCGAAGAGAAAATACCAA GGGACAAACCAAACATTTGTTTTTACAACCATCTATGGTGAACCAAGGTTATTTAGACCAACTG GTGCCAATCGGTATTTTTACTTGTGTTTGAATGACTTACTAGCACTGGGTGGAGGAGGGAACTTTGCCTTGTGCCTGGACGGAGAGct GTTAACTGGAACAAGTGGACCTTGTGACACGTTTGGGAACTTATGCCTGGCTCACAGCCAGGAATTTGAATTGAAGAATGTTGAG TTATGGGGGTTCACACATTCGTCACGCTACAGTATTTGA